One Dermacentor andersoni chromosome 6, qqDerAnde1_hic_scaffold, whole genome shotgun sequence genomic window carries:
- the LOC126522982 gene encoding uncharacterized protein has translation MSRSVGAVFAAMPSRGNRMPASVEPEYHVVLPPLPTGSCVLNTVFLHGDVKARPFRVEDFRDTLAHLKLLPEVVALGAFQMNHVWAVTFESAEATKKMLKYTEVQVKERRCLVVDPHNRDVRVKLHWLLHNVHDEDVHAAFAPYGKVNDVQKEQWRVPGITDKGSSMRTVTLKLKPGVTRDDLPHQLRVAGIMALVVVPGRAPLCLRCNRTGHIRRECRVPRCSVCQRFGHEESQCVRTYANVAGPSRSEEVVNEHLMDEVDAEESASASRPSLAPLSRKDPATNSTKRDVEQVTSEATPTSGKTTSAKDAETSNDASTSKQPSVATSEDDSSVMDTTETSKAAAAAKRTHEESTGEEQNASTQSAGEPPVKTATGRRPTFRPTPTIPPDRKAAATQRT, from the coding sequence ATGTCGCGCTCCGTAGGGGCGGTGTTTGCGGCTATGCCAAGCCGCGGAAACAGGATGCCTGCGTCCGTTGAACCGGAATACCATGTTGTTTTGCCGCCACTGCCTACAGGTTCGTgtgttttaaacacagtttttcttCACGGCGACGTGAAAGCGAGACCTTTCCGTGTCGAAGATTTTCGCGACACGCTGGCTCATTTGAAATTGCTCCCCGAGGTGGTCGCCTTGGGGGCTTTCCAGATGAACCACGTCTGGGCGGTGACGTTCGAGAGTGCAGAGGCGACAAAGAAAATGCTGAAGTATACGGAAGTTCAAGTCAAGGAACGACGATGTTTGGTTGTGGATCCACACAACCGGGATGTCCGGGTTAAACTCCACTGGTTGCTGCACAATGTGCACGACGAAGACGTACACGCGGCGTTTGCTCCATACGGGAAAGTCAACGACGTCCAAAAAGAGCAATGGCGTGTACCAGGCATCACGGACAAGGGGTCGTCTATGCGTACAGTGACCCTCAAGCTGAAGCCAGGCGTGACACGTGACGATCTACCGCATCAGCTACGAGTAGCAGGCATAATGGCGCTAGTGGTCGTGCCAGGTCGTGCTCCACTGTGTCTTCGGTGCAACCGTACGGGGCACATCAGGCGCGAGTGCCGCGTGCCACGTTGCTCTGTGTGTCAACGCTTCGGCCACGAAGAAAGTCAGTGCGTGCGCACGTATGCAAACGTTGCGGGGCCATCGAGAAGTGAGGAAGTCGTCAACGAGCACCTCATGGACGAAGTCGACGCAGAGGAAAGTGCCAGTGCGTCGAGACCATCTCTGGCGCCACTTTCAAGGAAAGACCCAGCCACAAATTCTACCAAACGAGATGTAGAGCAGGTGACGAGTGAAGCCACACCGACATCTGGCAAGACTACATCAGCTAAGGACGCTGAAACAAGTAATGACGCAAGTACAAGCAAGCAACCCTCCGTAGCAACGAGTGAGGACGATTCAAGCGTAATGGACACTacggaaaccagcaaagcagcggCAGCGGCCAAAAGAACGCACGAAGAAAGTACCGGCGAAGAGCAGAATGCGAGCACTCAAAGTGCGGGCGAACCACCTGTGAAGACAGCAACTGGTCGGAGGCCAACCTTTAGACCAACGCCAACCATACCGCCGGACAGAAAGGCGGCGGCGACGCAGCGGACTTAA